A genomic segment from Glycine soja cultivar W05 chromosome 20, ASM419377v2, whole genome shotgun sequence encodes:
- the LOC114403878 gene encoding multifunctional methyltransferase subunit TRM112 homolog A-like, whose translation MRLITHNMLSSNIKGVVNGFPLRIEAEKVVEKTVEMNGEFLKKMFEKIDWKAFVDASRAMGYTELPEEADSSMLDSDEFLNRFHHALLELHLEEGVLVCPETGRRFPVSKGIPNMLLHEDEV comes from the coding sequence ATGAGACTTATAACACATAACATGCTGTCATCGAACATAAAGGGTGTTGTAAATGGATTTCCTTTGCGGATTGAAGCAGAGAAAGTTGTAGAAAAGACCGTGGAAATGAACGGTGAGTTTCTGAAAAAGATGTTTGAGAAGATTGATTGGAAGGCTTTTGTTGATGCATCACGAGCAATGGGATACACTGAGCTACCTGAGGAGGCCGACTCTTCCATGCTGGATTCTGATGAATTTCTGAACAGGTTTCACCATGCTCTCTTGGAACTCCACCTTGAAGAAGGTGTCCTTGTTTGCCCTGAGACCGGACGTCGCTTTCCAGTCAGTAAGGGCATTCCAAATATGCTTCTTCACGAGGACGAAGTctga